The DNA sequence TCGTAAAACAGACATACAGGGAGTGAGATCTCGAATTTTTTTGTAGCTCAAACTGCCCTTTTCTGCTTTGTCCAAATGATAGGACAGAGACGGAAAGTAATAAAATAAGAATTTTTCTTTTCATAAGTTTTCGTATTAAAATTTCAATAATTGGTGAAATAAATGTATTAAATTCTATTGATATTTTAATAAAAACGAATGAAGTTTTAGAAATTTATGATTTTGTTTGGCTGTCTAATACTATTGTTACAGGGCCATCATTGGTCAGAGAAACCTTCATATCCGCTCCAAAAATCCCACTTTCTGTTTTTAAGCCTGATTGAGCAATCTCTTGCTTAAAATAATCAAAAAGCGGTATTGCCTTATCAGGTTTTGCTGCTTTTATAAAAGACGGACGATTCCCCTTTTTATAATCTGCTATAAGAGTAAATTGGCTGATGCAAAGAATTTCTCCTGAAATATCTTTTATGGAAAGATTGAGTTTTTCATCCTTATCACCAAAAATTCTAAGATTTAAGATTTTTTGTACCAACCAATCTGCATCAGTATTTTCATCATTTTCATCAACACCCACAAGAAGCATAAATCCCTTGTTAATTTCTCCTACGATTTTTCCATCTACTTTTACTTGAGCTTCAGAAACTCTTTGTACTACTACTTTCACGATTTAATAATAAATATTTAAGACTCTGCTTGCTGCATTGTAATTATAAGGATAAGTTTTGGGTGGCAGGTTGGTGCCTGCTGAAGGCTGACCGGTAAGCAAGATCCATTTTGCATTATCTTTAGGACAAACAATGCTGATGTTATCTTTTACCTCAAGAGTGGTATCAGCATCTGGGCAGATATGGGGTGCATTTCTATCAAACACCATAAATTGAT is a window from the Chryseobacterium sp. T16E-39 genome containing:
- the dtd gene encoding D-aminoacyl-tRNA deacylase yields the protein MKVVVQRVSEAQVKVDGKIVGEINKGFMLLVGVDENDENTDADWLVQKILNLRIFGDKDEKLNLSIKDISGEILCISQFTLIADYKKGNRPSFIKAAKPDKAIPLFDYFKQEIAQSGLKTESGIFGADMKVSLTNDGPVTIVLDSQTKS